Proteins from one Malaya genurostris strain Urasoe2022 chromosome 2, Malgen_1.1, whole genome shotgun sequence genomic window:
- the LOC131432343 gene encoding retinoic acid receptor RXR-gamma — MATSLICHVCGDRSSGKHYGSICCDGCSCFFKRSIRKRALYTCISGQGGCAVDKARRNWCPFCRLQKCFTVGMNASAVQEERGPRKNRKLQARTIHPSQILAQVMVACIRQARVNESFASFSREQQNQILRHVWFECFILRVANWSIDISSIVERCADESLREIVHRTKALKVDLIEISLLETMILCRKAQSPPNNSSSSTRGRSDRPLVSTFLPFSCYRFGKLLLGLRGLSMHCYETSVRAMFREIAGDGLMEHFVTKL; from the exons ATGGCAACTTCTCTGATCTGCCATGTGTGTGGTGATCGCAGCTCTGGCAAACACTACGGATCCATTTGCTGTGACGGATGTTCCTGTTTCTTCAAGCGAAGCATCCGAAAGCGAGCACTGTACACTTGCATCT CCGGCCAGGGCGGTTGTGCAGTTGATAAGGCCCGCAGGAACTGGTGTCCTTTCTGTAGACTGCAGAAATGCTTCACGGTTGGAATGAATGCTTCGGCCGTGCAGGAGGAACGTGGACCCCGGAAGAATCGAAAATTACAAGCGAGA ACCATTCATCCATCGCAAATCCTCGCACAAGTGATGGTGGCCTGCATTCGCCAGGCTCGAGTCAACGAGAGCTTCGCGTCGTTCAGTCGAGAGCAGCAAAACCAAATCCTTCGTCACGTCTGGTTTGAGTGTTTCATTCTACGTGTTGCGAACTGGTCCATCGACATCTCCTCCATAGTGGAAAG ATGTGCCGATGAGTCGCTGCGGGAAATCGTCCACCGAACGAAGGCACTGAAAGTGGATCTAATTGAAATTTCTCTACTTGAGACGATGATACTTTGCCGAAAAG CACAGTCTCCgcccaacaacagcagcagcagcacccgTGGTAGGTCCGACCGTCCGTTGGTGTCAACGTTTTTGCCATTTTCGTGCTATCGCTTCGGAAAGCTACTGCTAGGATTGAGAGGCTTATCGATGCACTGCTACGAAACCTCGGTACGTGCCATGTTTCGGGAGATCGCTGGTGATGGTTTAATGGAGCACTTTGTAACCAAATTATAA